A window of Candidatus Neptunochlamydia vexilliferae genomic DNA:
TCGTTCAGGGACTTTTTTTCAAGACGATCGATTAACTCTTCGATCTTTTCTGGTTCAAGGCTAATTTGCTTTGGAGCTTTCATCATTCTAATATAAAAGGTATTAAGTTAAACTTTAATCATTATGTTATTTTTTTCCAATCTTTTTCGAAATTTGCTGATTGAGGGTTCCCATTCCATAGAAGGGTTTGTAGCTCTTTAACATCAAGCTCGTCTCTTGAGGGCCACCACTTGTACCTTCCTTGTGAGAGTCTTTTAATGCATAGCCAAAAGCCTTGGCCATCATAGAAAAGAAGTTTTAGTGTTGAGCGACAATTAGGATTGCCGCTTAACGACAATTATCTTTGCCGGTAAGAAACTCCTTGAATTAAGATCTCTTGCATGAAAGTGAGAGGTTAATATGACAGGGAAAAAGATTACAAAGCAACAGATAAGGATTTATATGGAATCTAGAAAGAA
This region includes:
- the tnpB gene encoding IS66 family insertion sequence element accessory protein TnpB — translated: MSLSGNPNCRSTLKLLFYDGQGFWLCIKRLSQGRYKWWPSRDELDVKELQTLLWNGNPQSANFEKDWKKIT